From the Achromobacter xylosoxidans A8 genome, the window GCATGGGTGGAGATCCAGAGCAGTGCGCAGGCAGCGGGCGGGCCCGAGCGGATTTATCTAGATGGGCTGGCGGCGGGCCGGTTCCAGATTCAACGTTGCGAGGATTGCAGCCAGGCGGTGTTCTATCCCCGCTGCGTGTGCCCCCATTGTGGCGGCTTGGCATTGCGCTGGTTCTCGCCTTCGGGTGAGGGAGTGGTGTATGCCACCACGACCGTGTACCGCAAGCCGGAGCAGGGCGGCGACTACAACGTTTGCCTGGTGGATTTGCCGGAAGGCGTGCGGATGATGAGCCGGGTCGCGGAGCTGGCGCCCGCGCAGGTGCGTATCGGCATGCGCGTAAGCGCCCGGATCGTGGCGGACGGCCATGCTGCGCAAGTGGTGTTCGTGCCCTCGGGGAGGACAGCATGACGCTGCGCGATTTGAGAGGCAAGACGGCCGTGGTCGGCGTGGGACTGGCCGGGCTGGGACAG encodes:
- a CDS encoding Zn-ribbon domain-containing OB-fold protein, translated to MEIQSSAQAAGGPERIYLDGLAAGRFQIQRCEDCSQAVFYPRCVCPHCGGLALRWFSPSGEGVVYATTTVYRKPEQGGDYNVCLVDLPEGVRMMSRVAELAPAQVRIGMRVSARIVADGHAAQVVFVPSGRTA